CAAATAATATAGATGATTTAGCATTTGAACTCCCTAATTCAAATACTTCAGATATATGTCAAGTATGAGTTTTATCGCCagaaattctttaaaatttaaaatgactTTGGTTGTGATACGAACTAATCCTAACGTCGACAATACTTTAAACAGttagatatatatgatttcattacaaaaaacaaaaaaaaaaggttcacaCAACATAATTTCTAACTGCGATTGGAACAAGAGGTTTTGAGATATTGTTATAGATATCTAAActcaagaataaaaaatatgaaatattatttacttgcatgaatatgtataaattatatatttttgaatgtcccctaaattttatatgaaatcaAATGCCATAGGTAGTGTTTTCTGTTTTGCTTGTAAAATGAAAAGTTtcaatgaaaaattatttttacttaattatttacaggaaatgattttgaacaaataaaatgtttgtattGGTCCCtgagaaattatttttataatgctaGCTACTCTAGTTTTGTAAAGAGAAATGTACCTAATAGACCACATTCTTATGTAGTAGTAGTATGTAGTGCTAAGTACATATATATGGATTACAAATGAATGGTGAAAATTATTTAGCCAATAGTTCGATAAGGTTACTGAAGAAAAACCTGACGTTAATGGTATTCATTTTCATGCACTAACATTTAGCATTGTCTTCACTGTCGCTATTTTTcctaataataaaatacaaagtaaggaaaaaacagatttttatttatttaggcatgataaaaataagcaaaaaggaacaagaaaaaagaatcaaatgTAGCAAATCTGACTAAGAGAGAGCTGTATATATTGAGAAAAACAATAACTagttagagagaaaaaaattcaagaatgtaagataaataactatatatattgaaGAAAAGTATAAATACATAGTTATTAGTTTGTATGGTTTCAATTCACCCTCAGAGATTTAATACCTTAATAGTTAAACAAACAATAAAGAATCCTCTCAATAAATAGAGAGTTCATTTCCTTGAATCTAATACAAAAGAGATAAAGACATCACTCAATCCGACCAAagttttacaaaacaaattgtTAACCAAGCTATGTCTCCTTCAAACTCTTCCTCCTCACCAGAAACTGATCAGGGACTCAATGATATTGGTGTGGCCGTGTTGGAGAAGAGTACAATGACTAATCCGAAACAAGTGTCTCCTCAAGAGGTTGTCCCTGAAGTGATCAACCCGAAACAAGTGTCTTCTCAAGAGGTCGTGCCTGAAGTGAACAATCCAAAACAAGTGTCTCCTCAAGAGGTCGTGCCTGCTGTGAACAATCCAAAACAAGTGTCTCCTCAAGAGGTTGTGCCTGAAGTGAACAATCCAAAACAAGTGTCTCCTGATCAAGAGGTCGTGCCTGAAGTGAACAATCCTAAACAAGAGTCTCCTCAAGAGGTCGTGcctgaaaggaagaacactGAGGTTGTCTCTGGAAGGAAGAAGACTCAAGAGAGGCCAAGTTTCGAGTTACGTGTTCTCCGATCAATAAAcaagttgataaaaaaatatccaCCGAAGGATACTAATGCAAAGAGAGGAGGGTTCCCACACGCTAACTCCCTATGCGCTCACCAAAAAACCCACAAACATGTGGATCCAAGCTATTCTCCGGGGCCATGCTTTTGGAATAAGCCTTGTAACTCTTACCAAGGTACGTCTAACTCGGTCGTCGACTTTGGTGTGTCTTCACGAGATGCTTTATCAAATGGGATCTCTCGCGGTAGCGTCAGGAACATGGGCATTGGCGAGGCCATGGGTTATCCTTGTGCTCCTCCATACGGGAGGACTAGCTATGGTTTTTCTTCAGGGTCTCCCTTAGTCACTCACAACTATAATCGCCCTAATTTATCAGATTTTAACCGTAGTGGACTCTCTTTTGGTCCTTTTAAGCCTAGTGGAGGCGGTAGTAACAGTAACTACCCATCCTTGTTCAATGGTGGATTCACCATGGCTACTCATGCGGCTCCAAACCGTCCTTTCATAGGGAACCCTAGCTATGGCTCCTTGCCATCTCACGGTCATGGCCCACATGATTCAATAACTTTGAACTCTATTGCTCTACCTAATAATACCTTAGGAAGATGtaacaagaacaacaacaacagtagCTCACAAGGTGCAATATCACTTGAGCTCTCTCTTGGTCCATCTAAGTGGATGGGAGGAGGAAGCAACGTTAACAGCAGCGTTTACCCATCGTTGGATGGTGGAGTCACTGGAGGAGGAAGCATGGACCTGAACATGCCAGTGCGTCCACTAGTGTCTCGATATCATGTTTACAGCAATTACCCGCTTGATTCAGGCACTAGAAACGTTCTTCCCTGATACGTTCAAATCCTTGTAAATGAATAGTATTGTACTGTATACCTTCTCTCTACGGACAGATCCCGTAGTAGAGCCCAAGAAAAGAGCTTTCACTCTAATCTCCTTTTACCAATGTGATAAAAGCCCACCCACTACAGTACAATCATTATCTCTTTATATAGTAAGTGAAGTAACAAACTATACTCAAACTGTAACGGCCATAACAGCCTCGTAATTTCCCTTCTCTTCCATCTGTTCTTCCACGTCATCAAAGTCTCTTGTTTGCTCTTCTCCCACGTCACGTTCAGACTTCtgatttcttcttctcttcctcacaTAACTACGCCAAGGCTTATCAATACCCCCCCTTATCAGTCTGAGCTTGTCCTCAAGCTCGAAGGACGGAAACTCACGCAGAATGTCTCGCACACGCATCCAAGACCTCTCATGTGAAGGTAACCCTTTCCAATGAATCAGCGCTTCCAAGTGACCCTCCCCATCGTATCTTGTCTCTATCAATTTCTCTGGTTGAACCACAAATTCCTCGGATTCTGCCACCAACTGAGGTAAAGTAGAAAGCTGATGACCCTGGCCCAACACTGGTTTCAGTTGAGACACATGAAATACGGGATGTATCTTGCTCTCTGCAGGTAATTTCAATCGATAAGCGACTTCCCCAATGCGTTCTATTACCGGAAAAGGACCATAGTACTTGGCGGCAAGCTTTTGACAGAAATTCTTGGTTAATGAAGTCTGCCTATACGGCCTGAGCTTCAAAAACACTAAAGAACCCACCGTGAACTCCAATTCACGTCGGTGTTTGTCAGCATTATTCTTCATCCTAGCTTGCGCTTTAAGTAAATGTTCCTTTGCATCGAGTAACATTGCATCTCTGTCCCTTAGCGATCTCTCCAACTCAAAGTTATTGGTAGAGCCATGCTCAAACCACAGCAACTCTGGCGGATCTCTACCATAAACCAGCTTGAAAGGAGTCGAGTCAATGGCGGTATGATGAGATGTGTTGTACCAATACTCTGCCCAAGCCAAAAACCCATGCCATTTCTTCGGATGTGATGATGTAAAACATCTCAAATAAGCTTCAATACATCTGTTTACCACCTCTGTTTGGCCATCACTCTGAGGATGGTAAGCTGTGCTGAATTTGAGCTGAGTGCCTGCTAATCGAAAACACTCTTTCCAAAACTTGCTTAGGAACActcgatcacgatccgaaattATTGAGGCTGGAAACCCATGAAGTCGAACTACTTCTCGTACGAACGCCTCTGCTACCGTAGCTGCAGTAAATGGATGTTTCAGCCCAATGAAATGGCTGTATTTGCTTAACCGGTCCACTACCACCAAAATCACATTCTTTCCCTCAGATTTAGGAAGACCTTCAATAAAATCCATCGATAATTCTGTCCAAATCTGAGTCGGAACCGGAATAGGTTGTAGCAACCCTGCTGGTTTGAGAGTTGAGTACTTATGCTTTTGACACACACCACATTCTGCCACGTATTTCTGAATGTCACTCTTCATGTTTGCCCAATGAAAAAGGCGCTGAATCCGCTTAGTCGTTTTCAAGGTTCCAGAGTGACCTCCCACAAAACCATCATGATACTCCTTCAGAATTACTGGAATAAATTGTGAAGTGCGCGGTAACACCAATCTTCTCTTGTAAAATAATCTGCCACTGATCACAGAATATCCTGGTTTAAGTTCCTCACCCTTAACCACCTTCTGAACCATCTCCTGTAGCTTCTCATTTGCATCAACTTCTTCAAATAAGTCTTGCATTTGCAAACTTGAAGTAACTGTAATAGCTCCCAGAAACTGCTGACTTGTCTGAGCTTCTCCCCACACAATTCGAGACAACCCATCTGCTGCTTTGTTATCTATACCCGCCTTGTATACAATATCAAAGTCGTATCCTAGCAATTTGGTAAGCCATTTCTGATAATCAAGAGAAACACCACGTTGATCAAGCAGAAACTTCAGACTTTTCTGATCTGTATGAACTCTGAACTTTCGGCCTAAGAGATAATGGCGCCATTTCTGTATTGCCAATACAATGGCCATTAATTCTCTTTCGTAGATAGGTTTGAGTTGCTCTTTTTCAGATAAAGCTCTGCTGAAGTACGCCACTGGCTGCTGGTTTTGCATCAATACCGCACCTAACCCAAACCCTGATGCATCAGCTTCCACACAAAACAATTCTTTAAAGTTCGGCAGTGTAAGTACTGGTGCTGTAGCCATAGCTATTTTCAACCGATCAAATGCTTCTTGAGTCTCTGTTGTCCAGTGGAAACTGTCTATCTTCAGTAAATTGGTTAAAGGTCGAGCAATAGATCCATATAACATCACAAAACGCCTGTAATAACCCGTGAGGCCCAAGAATCCTCGCAAGTCCTTGACAGATTTAGGAATAGGCCACGATGTCATTGCTTTAGTCTTCTCTGGATCTGTTGCTACGCCTTGAGCTGAGATAATGTGCCCCAAGTAATCAATATGCGTCTGTCCGAATGAACATTTCTTCCTATTAGCCAGTAAGGAATACTCTTTAAGCTTCTCCAACACCAAAGATAGATGATATTGATGCTCCTCTTCTGATGTACTGTAAACCAGTATATCATCAAAGAAGACCAACACGAACTTGCGGAGAAACGGCCGAAATACTTCATTCATTAAGGCTTGAAAGGTTGCTGGTGCGTTGGTAAGACCGAAGGGCATTACCAGGAACTCGTAATGGCCTTCGTGAGTTCTAAACGCAGTTTTCTCCACATCTTCCTCCTCCATTCTTATCTGGTGATACCCCGATCGCAAGTCAAGTTTTGAAAATATCTTGGCGCCGTGCAACTCGTCTAGTAACTGATCGATTACCGGAATCGGAAACTTGTCAGCCACGGTTGCTTTATTTAAAGCACGATAGTCAATACAGAAACGCCACTCTCCTGTTTTCTTCTTGACCAATAAAACTGGACTCGCAAAAGGACTTCTGCTCCTTCTAATGATACCAGCTGCTAGCATTTCTTTAACCATTTTCTCTATAGCTTCCATGTGTGATTGCGGGTATCTATAAGGTCGTACCGTTACTGCTTCAGATCCCTCTCTCAAACGTATTGAATGTTCAAAACCTCTTTTTGGAGGTAACTCAGTTGGTTCCGCAAAAACCTCTGTAAAACTGTCCACTACTCTCGCTATCTGCTGCGGAATCAAACCCTTATCCACTGTCTCGGTTGACATATTCTGAACACTGAACTGTATCTGTTTAGACTCATCCTCCAACTGTGTCAATCCCAACTGACCATGTAACTGATGATCCCCAAATAAAGTCACTGTCTCTCCGTTCACTTTAAACGAGAACTCTTGTTGCTCCCAATCCACTTCACACTTCCCTAGTGTACGTAGCCACTGTACTCCAAGAATTATATCTGCACAACCCGGTTCCAATATCACAAAGTCTGTCGTTATGCGAACCTTTTGAACCTGTAACTGTACTGCCTTACAAACTCCTGAACCACTGACTGATATACCCGTTCCCACTATCACTGTCAGATTCTTTGCTGATGTAATCTCCAGATGAGCTCGTTGAACTGTCGATGGTGAGATGAAATTGTGTGTTGCCCCACTATCAAGAAGTACCACTACTCGAAGTTTCCCAATTCTGCCTTCGACCTTCATCGTTGTCGGAGATGACCAACCCATGAATGAATATAGAGACATCTCTATTACTTCAGTCGTGGTGTCCTGAATTTGATCCACTGCATCTTCGAACTCTTCGTCCACTAACTCCATTTCATTACCTCGAGAAACTATCAGAACTTGTAGCTGTTTATTTTTGCATACATGAGTTCGTGACCATCTCTCTGGGCATTTGAAACATAaaccgttcttcttcttgtgatCATATTCTGCATCTGACAGTTTGACCTGGTTCTGAACACTCTCTGTAGACTTCGTCGTGACTGTTCTTTCACTTGATTTAGATCCTGAATCATCACTGCTCTGCTTGTTTCTCCAATGTTGATTTCCTGCTGTCGTAGCTGTTCTGAACTGAGTGTTGAGTGGCTGCTTAGCTTTACTGTCACTCTGTTTTCCCCCAGCTATCAATCTGCAGAATTCGCTATCCTCCATCTTAATGACTGCTTCAATATGATCCGGAAGTGTTTTTGGTTCCTTTAGTTTGATAACCTCCTTCATCTCTTTCTTCAGTCCATTAAAGAAGATATCAATCTTGTGTTCTTCGTCGACGTGCACCTGATAAGCCAATTCCTGAAACTCTCTAACGTATTCGGCAATAGTTCCAGATTGTTGAATACCGAAGAATCTCTTCCCTGGTGTCTTCTCAAAAGAATCAGCAAATCGAGCTAGCATTCTTCTCTTGAACTCCAGCCAGTCATAAAACGGCCGATGTTCCATCTCATAGTTAAACCAGCTCAAAGCGTCTTCCTCTAAGCACATTGATACTAGCTCTAATCTCGCCGTAGGATCGTATCGCGTCACCCGAAAATATCGTTCCGCTCTCGTGATCCAGCCATACGGATTAGATCCAGCAAACACAGGCATTTCAACTTTCTTAAACAAACGATCTCTAGTCTCTATCCTCTGATCTATCTGCCGATAACCTAGATCTCGTTCCATCCGGTGAGGTTCCGATGAAGAAGGATGTACCTGAGAATCGGAGATCGTTGGATGATTCGACTGATGATGAATCGCTGATTCGATTGGTCGTTTCTCTAGGTTACGCAATATCGCCTTCATCGTTTCTTCGATCGAAGAGATACGACCTTCTACTGCTTGCATTCGTCCGTCGAAAGTTCCGATCTGCTTCTCCATCGTCGTGTTTGATTTCACGACTCGATCGTAACCTCCTCTGATGATTTCGAACTGCTCTTCGTGAAACGCCACCGTGTTATCGATCTCGCCGAGTCGTTGTAACGCATCTTCTTGACTCAGCTCCGCCATCGCTATGCTCGACGTTGCTCACCGCACCAAATGATACGTTCAAATCCTTGTAAATGAATAGTATTGTACTGTATACCTTCTCTCTACGGACAGATCCCGTAGTAGAGCCCAAGAAAAGAGCTTTCACTCTAATCTCCTTTTACCAATGTGATAAAAGCCCACCCACTACAGTACAATCATTATCTCTTTATATAGTAAGTGAAGTAACAAACTATACTCAAACTATAACGGCCATAACAGCCTCGTAATTTCCCTTCTCTTCCATCTGTTCTTCCACGTCATCAAAGTCTCTTGTTTGCTCTTCTCCCACGTCACGTTCAGACTTCtgatttcttcttctcttcctcacaTAACTACGCCAAGGCTTATCATTCCCCCTCCTTCTCCAGTCACCAGTATTCCTAATGATGAAAATGTTTCGGGCTCTAGTTCCTTAGAGGAGCTCATCTCAAAGGAGAAAAACAAAGTCTTGGTGACTGATGATGATAAAAATTAAGGATAAGCCGGCAGAAGTTTAAGCTAATTAAGAGTTGGGGTCGTGGTTCATCTTTTTCCCTTTGTGTGTTTTCAGTTTTTAATGCATTGTTTTGTATTGTCTCATAACTGTTTGAGTCATTTCTTCGcctcattctctctctctctcttattctTTGTTGTCTTTTGAAGATTGAAATGTTACATTTTGCGTTTATGTTTCGATTTATTCCTGAATCCATTTACTGTATCTTTTTCTCAAAAGCTATATCTCATGACTGTTTAAAATATTTCTGAAATGCTCAAAAGTCATGGTCTAAATATTCAAAGGTGAGATTCTTCTTTCAAAGGTTAAAGAGGTTCTGCTATTTGCTTTGTGATCCTTTTCTTGAAAAAAACCATCAAATATATTCATTGGTTGTTGTTTACTagtaaattttatgttaaactTTATCATTGTTTGCATGGAATAAAGAACATGGAAAATGAATCTTATTAGTTTACCATAGAGaagttttacaaaaatttcttttcaaaaaaaagtttagcaAAATTTGGAAGTGCTggtaactttttttaaaaactactaCGGATTATTGTAAATATTCTGATAAATAAGGTGCatgttgaaaaataaataaatacagatttatttatttatttgatgttGTATCCACAAGAGCATCTCCAGCTCATAGTTTCTTATAGATTGTATCTAAATTGAATAATAATGTATCTAAGAGATCTGCCAGCCCATAATTTCTTAAACAAgatatagaaacaaaaaaaaatcaatattttaatataatttgattatctatttaaaaatttgCATATTACAGGGAAATATAACATTTGAAAATGATTCAAATTTTAGAAGTATCTCATGAATAACCAATTGAGATACAACTTTTTCTTCGCtttcatctttatattttttattattcatttttagaTGAGAGAATTTATGAAAACCTCCCATTGAATATGCTCAGAAAAGCAAGTATGGTAGAATCAGAGGATGAAACATTGAGTTCTAGTGGCGTTAATTGAAGTTCTCTTTGATTTGCTGTCTTGGTAGAGTTTTCCTCGGTGGATAGTTGGATATGTGCATCCAGTTCCAGCAGCTGCGGTGGTGAAGCTATGCATCTTACTGCAAAGGCTATACGGTTTGAAATTTGTCCTACTCCAATACAGTGATGAGGCGGCATGGCTAACTCATAGGCTAATTCATACGGTTTGATACTGAAAAGGCTATACAGTTTAGGCAGCAACTTTATTAAACATGCATTTTAAAGCATTTTGCCTAACATTTCACAAAATATAAGTAAACAACGTGCTTATAAGGTTTTGCCGATTCCTTCATCAATATTGTTGTGCCTTGTTATatttgtgttatatatatagttgtgaCTGTAATGTCATCGCGGGGATAGCTCAGTTGGGAGAGCGTCAGACTGAAGATCTGAAGGTCGTGTGTTCGATCCACGCTCACCGCATcttcctttttaaattttttcgtTTTTCTCTGATTCAGATTAGGTTCAGGTATCTTCTTAATTTGCAACTGGAGATATTGTCTTCCCTTCCTAGTAACAATGTGGTAGCAACGAGTCTCTTGTCAAACCAGTGGTGTTCTTTGGAAAGAGGTGGGACAATTAGCTATAATGGCGGTGATCCGGATCTAAGTCTTCAGCTAGAACTGCATTCAGGTTTGTGGTATTAATTAGAAAAATCTTAGAGGTAGAGAGCCTACAGTTTCCAAATTTCAATGCTTACGacatcaaaattttggtttatatggATAAAGAGAGCTGACGGTCTCCAAGTGTTTACAGTTCTTCAAGTTGCCCAAATTCTTACACCTCTTAACAGCTTGAAACCCTTACACTCAAAGGACTGTGTTTAGTTGATGTTCCACCTAATGTCTCTTTGGCCTGCCTCAAAAATTTCCACCTTATATGGGTTCCCTTGCTAAGCGACGAATCTATGGGAAAGCTTTGAGTAAGTTCATCCTAACTATATTGGCcagtaaaagaaaagaatctCTAGCAAATTCATGTTACTCAAAGTAGTTCTTATCTTGTTAAGTGGTATacttatatgtattatattcaAACATCGATcttgtaaattttaaaaggaaaagtTGATTTTGAGTGTGAGATGGTTCTTgttaaataaaagttattcCATAACTTAAGAGAACTACATGGCATATTTTGAAGCTTTGAATTGTTAATTTGTGTTAGTTAACTAAGTAGTCGGGACAAACAAACTTGAAGTGAGCGAAATTCACGGTGATATTTTGTGCTAAGTaatgacttttattttttctgtgaAAAATGCTTCACATGTAATATCGATATTCATCCCTAGAATAACACCGTGAACGAACATCAAAAGATTCTAACAGGTCGCAGATTATACTACACTAACGCATGTTCAACAAAATGCAATTGTCCTATTTATAAGGACCTAGAAATGTGGATCATTTcttttcaaacaattttttttttgtttttctaacaATGCAAAAGTATATTTGACTAAATTTAATTGCTTACTTCTTTTGTTGCTTCTAAGAATTAAACATTCAGATATATATTATACAGTTTCGTCTTCATTACAAAATCACTCTTAAACGATGCTTAAATCGGAGAAATAGCCATACTTTTACGTTGAAACGAAGTATAAAAAAAACGTCAAGTGCAATTGTTGATGGTGTCACCGCAAAGTTCGTCCATAGGCACACAATTCCTCAACATGGACCTTAATAATAAATTCACATAATAGCCCCTTCATTAAGCAATCATTTGACTTTCATTCCTATAAATTCACAATTAGATTCACAACCCTCAACACATTCAACTCTCTCCtctaattttaaataagaatACAAAGATGGAGTTCTCAAAAATCCTTTTGTTAGTGATTTCTCTTGTGGCTGCAACTTGTTTCTTGCAAGCCAAGGCAGCTGGTGTTTACTGTAGCAACCCTTACTCTAGGTGCTACTACAAGTACATTCAATGTCCAGAAGAATGTCCAAGCACAACCGCTATGAACTCAAAGAACAAAGTTTGCTACGCCGATTGCGATAGTCCCACTTGCAAATCCCATTGCCgcagtaagttttttttttaattccctGTCACACAAGTTTTCTCACATATGTTTTctattgaattttttcaaaGTATAATGAATCGTATGTTTTTGTATAGTGAGGAAACCGAACTGCAACAAACCTGGATCGGCTTGTTATGACCCTAGGTTCATTGGAGGAGACGGCATTGTGTTCTACTTCCATGGAAAAAGCAATGAAGAGTTCAGCCTCGTCTCTGATTCTGACATTCAGATCAATGGTAGGTTCATTGGCCACAGACCCGCTGGTCGCGCCAGAGACTTTACATGGATTCAAGCTCTCGGATTCCTCTTCAACTCCCACAAATTCTCTCTCGATGCCGCTAAATCCGCCACATGGGACAGTGAAGTAGACCATCTCAAGTTCTCTTTCGACGGCCAAGATCTATCT
This genomic stretch from Raphanus sativus cultivar WK10039 chromosome 3, ASM80110v3, whole genome shotgun sequence harbors:
- the LOC108844743 gene encoding uncharacterized protein LOC108844743, with the translated sequence MSPSNSSSSPETDQGLNDIGVAVLEKSTMTNPKQVSPQEVVPEVINPKQVSSQEVVPEVNNPKQVSPQEVVPAVNNPKQVSPQEVVPEVNNPKQVSPDQEVVPEVNNPKQESPQEVVPERKNTEVVSGRKKTQERPSFELRVLRSINKLIKKYPPKDTNAKRGGFPHANSLCAHQKTHKHVDPSYSPGPCFWNKPCNSYQGTSNSVVDFGVSSRDALSNGISRGSVRNMGIGEAMGYPCAPPYGRTSYGFSSGSPLVTHNYNRPNLSDFNRSGLSFGPFKPSGGGSNSNYPSLFNGGFTMATHAAPNRPFIGNPSYGSLPSHGHGPHDSITLNSIALPNNTLGRCNKNNNNSSSQGAISLELSLGPSKWMGGGSNVNSSVYPSLDGGVTGGGSMDLNMPVRPLVSRYHVYSNYPLDSGTRNVLP
- the LOC108846705 gene encoding uncharacterized protein LOC108846705 gives rise to the protein MEFSKILLLVISLVAATCFLQAKAAGVYCSNPYSRCYYKYIQCPEECPSTTAMNSKNKVCYADCDSPTCKSHCRMRKPNCNKPGSACYDPRFIGGDGIVFYFHGKSNEEFSLVSDSDIQINGRFIGHRPAGRARDFTWIQALGFLFNSHKFSLDAAKSATWDSEVDHLKFSFDGQDLSVPEETLATWYSPDKDIKIERVTLRNSVIVTIKDKAEIMVNVVPVTKEDDRIHSYKVPSDDCFAHLEVQFKFFNLSPKVDGILGRTYKPDFQNPAKPGVAMPVVGGEDSFKTSSLLSNDCKTCIFSESQAEIASVKSEIEYATLDCTRGASSGNGIICRK